One Catharus ustulatus isolate bCatUst1 chromosome 2, bCatUst1.pri.v2, whole genome shotgun sequence genomic window carries:
- the HIKESHI gene encoding protein Hikeshi isoform X4 yields MLGTIPFPDGMGGSVYFCYPDQSGMAVWQLLGFVTNEKPSAIFKISGLKSGKGSQHPFGAMNLPQTPTVAQIGISVELLENLAQQTPVASAAVSSVDSFTEFTQKMLDNFYNFASSFAVTQAQMTPNPSEAFIPANVVLKWYENFQRRLTQNPLFWKT; encoded by the exons ATGCTGGGAACTATACCATTTCCAGATGGAATGGGAGGATCTGTCTATTTTTGTTACCCAGACCAGAGTGGGATGGCAGTatggcagctgctggggtttgTCACTAATGAGAAGCCAAGTGCCATCTTCAAAATTTCTGGTCTGAAATCTG ggaagggaagtcaACATCCCTTTGGTGCCATGAACCTCCCACAGACGCCAACAGTGGCTCAGATTGGAATCTCAGTGGAACTGCTGGAGAACCTGGCCCAGCAGACTCCTGTTGCAAGTGCTGCTGTGTCATCAGTAGATTCATTCACAGAG ttcactCAGAAGATGCTGGATAACTTCTATAACTTTGCTTCCTCGTTTGCTGTTACTCAGGCACAGATGACCCCGAATCCTTCTGAAGCTTTCATTCCTGCAAATGTAGTTCTGAAATG gtaTGAGAACTTCCAGAGACGTCTGACACAGAACCCTCTCTTTTGGAAAACATAA
- the HIKESHI gene encoding protein Hikeshi isoform X1, with protein sequence MFGCLVAGRLVSMILGLCQPGGQQPLLSDLATSSAPYFPPTHMGSEDYENINHVVVFMLGTIPFPDGMGGSVYFCYPDQSGMAVWQLLGFVTNEKPSAIFKISGLKSGKGSQHPFGAMNLPQTPTVAQIGISVELLENLAQQTPVASAAVSSVDSFTEFTQKMLDNFYNFASSFAVTQAQMTPNPSEAFIPANVVLKWYENFQRRLTQNPLFWKT encoded by the exons ATGTTCGGCTGCCTGGTGGCGGGCAGGCTG GTTTCCATGATCCTGGGGTTGTGCCAGCCAGGTGGTCAACAGCCACTTCTTAGTGACTTGGCAACCTCTTCTGCACCCTATTTTCCTCCTACGCACATGGGGAGCGAAG ACTATGAAAACATCAACCATGTAGTGGTCTTCATGCTGGGAACTATACCATTTCCAGATGGAATGGGAGGATCTGTCTATTTTTGTTACCCAGACCAGAGTGGGATGGCAGTatggcagctgctggggtttgTCACTAATGAGAAGCCAAGTGCCATCTTCAAAATTTCTGGTCTGAAATCTG ggaagggaagtcaACATCCCTTTGGTGCCATGAACCTCCCACAGACGCCAACAGTGGCTCAGATTGGAATCTCAGTGGAACTGCTGGAGAACCTGGCCCAGCAGACTCCTGTTGCAAGTGCTGCTGTGTCATCAGTAGATTCATTCACAGAG ttcactCAGAAGATGCTGGATAACTTCTATAACTTTGCTTCCTCGTTTGCTGTTACTCAGGCACAGATGACCCCGAATCCTTCTGAAGCTTTCATTCCTGCAAATGTAGTTCTGAAATG gtaTGAGAACTTCCAGAGACGTCTGACACAGAACCCTCTCTTTTGGAAAACATAA
- the HIKESHI gene encoding protein Hikeshi isoform X2: protein MILGLCQPGGQQPLLSDLATSSAPYFPPTHMGSEDYENINHVVVFMLGTIPFPDGMGGSVYFCYPDQSGMAVWQLLGFVTNEKPSAIFKISGLKSGKGSQHPFGAMNLPQTPTVAQIGISVELLENLAQQTPVASAAVSSVDSFTEFTQKMLDNFYNFASSFAVTQAQMTPNPSEAFIPANVVLKWYENFQRRLTQNPLFWKT from the exons ATGATCCTGGGGTTGTGCCAGCCAGGTGGTCAACAGCCACTTCTTAGTGACTTGGCAACCTCTTCTGCACCCTATTTTCCTCCTACGCACATGGGGAGCGAAG ACTATGAAAACATCAACCATGTAGTGGTCTTCATGCTGGGAACTATACCATTTCCAGATGGAATGGGAGGATCTGTCTATTTTTGTTACCCAGACCAGAGTGGGATGGCAGTatggcagctgctggggtttgTCACTAATGAGAAGCCAAGTGCCATCTTCAAAATTTCTGGTCTGAAATCTG ggaagggaagtcaACATCCCTTTGGTGCCATGAACCTCCCACAGACGCCAACAGTGGCTCAGATTGGAATCTCAGTGGAACTGCTGGAGAACCTGGCCCAGCAGACTCCTGTTGCAAGTGCTGCTGTGTCATCAGTAGATTCATTCACAGAG ttcactCAGAAGATGCTGGATAACTTCTATAACTTTGCTTCCTCGTTTGCTGTTACTCAGGCACAGATGACCCCGAATCCTTCTGAAGCTTTCATTCCTGCAAATGTAGTTCTGAAATG gtaTGAGAACTTCCAGAGACGTCTGACACAGAACCCTCTCTTTTGGAAAACATAA
- the HIKESHI gene encoding protein Hikeshi isoform X3, with protein sequence MFGCLVAGRLVQAAPQQVAEDKFVFDLPDYENINHVVVFMLGTIPFPDGMGGSVYFCYPDQSGMAVWQLLGFVTNEKPSAIFKISGLKSGKGSQHPFGAMNLPQTPTVAQIGISVELLENLAQQTPVASAAVSSVDSFTEFTQKMLDNFYNFASSFAVTQAQMTPNPSEAFIPANVVLKWYENFQRRLTQNPLFWKT encoded by the exons ATGTTCGGCTGCCTGGTGGCGGGCAGGCTG gTACAAGCTGCACCCCAACAAGTGGCTGAAGACAAATTTGTATTTGATTTGCCAGACTATGAAAACATCAACCATGTAGTGGTCTTCATGCTGGGAACTATACCATTTCCAGATGGAATGGGAGGATCTGTCTATTTTTGTTACCCAGACCAGAGTGGGATGGCAGTatggcagctgctggggtttgTCACTAATGAGAAGCCAAGTGCCATCTTCAAAATTTCTGGTCTGAAATCTG ggaagggaagtcaACATCCCTTTGGTGCCATGAACCTCCCACAGACGCCAACAGTGGCTCAGATTGGAATCTCAGTGGAACTGCTGGAGAACCTGGCCCAGCAGACTCCTGTTGCAAGTGCTGCTGTGTCATCAGTAGATTCATTCACAGAG ttcactCAGAAGATGCTGGATAACTTCTATAACTTTGCTTCCTCGTTTGCTGTTACTCAGGCACAGATGACCCCGAATCCTTCTGAAGCTTTCATTCCTGCAAATGTAGTTCTGAAATG gtaTGAGAACTTCCAGAGACGTCTGACACAGAACCCTCTCTTTTGGAAAACATAA